The nucleotide window CAAATGACGAGGTCGGCGCCGCCGGCAACGAACTGGAGCCGGCGCACCGTACTGAGGTCTGCGCGCTTCGGCACCTTGAGTCGCAACTCGCGCATCGGTCCCCCTGTGAGGTCAGCTTACCATGCGGCTACACGTCCACGTCCCACACCACCACCCGCCCCTTCTCGCCGCCGGCCGCGCAGGTCAGCCCGTCGGGGGCGAACGCGACGCTGAACAACTTGCCGATCTTCCACGCCATCTCGCGCCGCAGCTTCCAGGTCGCGGTGTCCCACTCGCCGACGGTGCCGTCCTCGCGGGCCGTGAGCAGGGTGCGCCCGTCCGGGCTGAACGCGACCCCGTTCACGTTCGCCTTCTCCTTCGGCCCGCGCAGTTGCGTGCCATCGGACAGTGCCCAGACGTGGACCTGGAACCCGTATCGCTTGTCGGCCCACCGCCCACGGACCGCGGCGAGCCGGTCCCCGTCGTCGGAGAACACTAACCGGTGAACACCGAACCGCACATACTTCATCCCCTTCAGGGTCGGAACCGACAGCACCTCGCGCCGGTTCGATCGCCCCCACACGGTCACAGATCCGCCGGTACGGCCGAGCGCGATTCGGGCACCGTCTGGCGACACGGCGAGCGATTGCGGAGTCTCATCCGTGTGCCGCGCGAGACCGGTCGGAACGGGCAAATCGATGCGCCATCGGGGAACGGGTGCAAGCGGTGTATCGGTGGGGGCGAGCGGCACCGGCACCTCCCAGCGACGCACCCCGCGCCGGTTCCGTATGTCGAACTCGACGGCCAGCGTGGATTGCCCGTCCGAGGTGAGCGCCGGCAGGGCCGTGTGGTCGCTTCCGAGCCGCACTGCGACGCCGGTCGCGAGGTCACAAACCGCCACCCCGCCCTCGGACGCATCATCGGCGTCGTCCCGCTCGGGGGCAACGGTGTACGCGCACCGGGTCACGTCGCGGTCGAAATCGGGGTCAGGGTAGGTGTCGTCGTCGTCCTGAAGCGGGGCGCGCCAGAGGGCGCGGCCGGCGCTCGTGTCCCAGCACAGCACGGACCCGTTGAACGGAACGCCGTTGCCGAACACGGCCGCGATCCGGGCGAGCCCGGGTGCGAGCCAGAGCCGGGTCACGTCGGTCCCGGCCTCGGGCTGTTCGGTTGCGAGTTTGAGCACCTGCATCGGTCCGCCTCGGTTCGTGGGAAGGCGCTCACTGAACCACAGGCGCGGCCGTTCCGCAATCACGGGAGCGGCGCGCGGGCATCAAGGCACGCAACGGACGCAAGCGATTCCAGGCGCGTCGCGCCCGGCCCGCCCCGACACCCCGCGCCCGTAAAATGGAGCACAGACGCCGCATTCACGCAACCACGGAAGCGAAGCCATGTCGCAGCCGCGCATCCTGATGTGCCCGCCGGACCACTACGGCATCGAGTACGAAATCAACCCGTGGATGAACCGGTCGCTCGGCGCCGTCCGCGAACTCGCGTTCCGTCAGTGGCGCGCCCTCCACGACACGCTGAAGGGGCTCGGCGTGCAGGTCGAAACCATGACCCCGCAACCGGGGCTGCCGGACCTCGTGTTCACCGCGAACG belongs to Gemmata obscuriglobus and includes:
- a CDS encoding WD40 repeat domain-containing protein → MQVLKLATEQPEAGTDVTRLWLAPGLARIAAVFGNGVPFNGSVLCWDTSAGRALWRAPLQDDDDTYPDPDFDRDVTRCAYTVAPERDDADDASEGGVAVCDLATGVAVRLGSDHTALPALTSDGQSTLAVEFDIRNRRGVRRWEVPVPLAPTDTPLAPVPRWRIDLPVPTGLARHTDETPQSLAVSPDGARIALGRTGGSVTVWGRSNRREVLSVPTLKGMKYVRFGVHRLVFSDDGDRLAAVRGRWADKRYGFQVHVWALSDGTQLRGPKEKANVNGVAFSPDGRTLLTAREDGTVGEWDTATWKLRREMAWKIGKLFSVAFAPDGLTCAAGGEKGRVVVWDVDV